In one window of Pseudopipra pipra isolate bDixPip1 chromosome 27, bDixPip1.hap1, whole genome shotgun sequence DNA:
- the ANO8 gene encoding anoctamin-8 isoform X6 yields the protein MSHKAWMKTVPTENCDVLMTFPDTTDDHTLLWLLNHIRLGIPELIVQVRHHKHTRVYAFFVTATYESLLRGADEIGLRKPVKAEFGGGMRSFSCEEDYIYENIENELYFFTSQERQNIIRYWLENLRAKQGEALHNIHFLEGQPIIPELAARGVIQQVFPLHEQRILKRLMKSWVQAVCEAQPLDDICDYFGVKIAMYFAWLGFYTSAMVYPAVFGSILYSFTESDQLVPSVPQTSQDISCVVFAIFNVIWATLFLEEWKRRGAEFAYKWGTLDTPPESIEEPRPQFRGVKRISPVTSAEEFYYPPWKRLLFQCLVSLPVCLACLTLVFLLMLGCFQLQEFVLSIQELPRIIRFLPKIILAVIVTACDELYKKVAYWLNDMENYRLQSAYEKHLIIKIVLFQFVNSYLSLFYIGFYLKDMERLKELLLIFSLSQSLVRQLKEALLPFILLHLHLSLIFLKGLLSFCWRLGVSKMLATLLITRQFLQNVREVSQPHLYQRLRRGDLNLRSLRQLAHSLLCLLAPRRHPPRPPEGPRGEKKCLNGGCGVPEEEEEEEERRESDSEEESALDCGLKLKKVSFVERAERRGEPGGAEDEPFLEEGSPTMVEKGMDPAAVFELCEDDDEAEGPPGSPARAAEPAVVPRAGRRRREEEDGEEEGRRRNRASWIDPPEEDYSTQLTQAEVESCMKKYEDTFQDYQEMFIQFGYVVLFSSAFPLAAMCALVNNVIEIRSDAFKLCTGLQRPFGQRVESIGQWQKVMEAMGVLAIVVNCYLIAQCGQLQRLFPWLSPEGAIISVVVLEHFALFLKYIIQVAIPDIPAWVAEEMAKLEYQRREAFKKHERQAQHHFQQQQRRKREEEERQRHAEYQARKERESSRDEAKPEAAGQDPAHEKSQSKGKGSGGSSHGSDKPKRPSSLLATNNVMKLKQIIPLQGKFLSGGAGAGGTATARSPQSPTGSENKLPGFLSFKFLKSPETKRDAGTEKVQSPTKPFNPGKLFNFGKSEGAAGNGGTAGASPQPRPGPSADPERSVPSKSHLNGAAEEGGREEPESRAEEESGGYRL from the exons ATGTCCCACAAGGCCTGGATGAAGACGGTGCCCACGGAGAACTGCGACGTGCTCATGACCTTCCCGG ACACCACGGACGACCACactctgctgtggctgctgaacCACATCCGCCTGGGCATCCCCGAGCTCATCGTGCAGGTCCGGCACCACAAGCACACGCGGGTCTACGCCTTCTTCGTCACCGCCACCTACGAGAG ttTGCTGCGCGGGGCGGACGAGATCGGGCTGCGGAAGCCGGTGAAGGCGGAGTTTGGGGGCGGGATGAGGAGCTTCTCGTGCGAGGAGGATTACATCTACGAGAACATCGAGAACGAGCTCTACTTCTTCACCTCTCAG GAACGGCAAAACATCATCAGGTACTGGCTGGAGAACCTGCGGGCCAAGCAGGGAGAGGCCCTGCACAACATCCACTTCCTCGAGGGACAGCCCATCA TCCCGGAGCTGGCGGCCCGGGGGGTCATCCAGCAGGTGTTCCCGCTGCACGAGCAGAGGATCCTCAAGCGGCTGATGAAGTCCTGGGTGCAGGCGGTGTGCGAGGCCCAGCCCCTCG aTGACATCTGTGACTATTTTGGGGTGAAAATCGCCATGTACTTCGCCTGGCTGGGCTTCTACACCTCGGCCATGGTGTATCCCGCCGTCTTCGGCTCCATCCTCTACAGCTTCACCGAGAGTGACCAG TTGGTTCCCTCCGTCCCTCAGACCAGCCAGGACATCTCCTGCGTGGTCTTTGCCATCTTCAACGTCATCTgggccaccctgttcctggaGGAGTGGAAGCGCCGGGGGGCCGAGTTCGCCTACAAGTGGGGGACCCTGGACACCCCCCCCGAGTCCATCGAGGAGCCCCGGCCCCAGTTCAgg GGCGTTAAGAGGATCAGCCCCGTGACCAGTGCTGAGGAGTTTTATTACCCCCCCTGGAAGCGGCTGCTCTTCCAGTGCCTGGTCAGCCTGCCCGTCTGCCTCGCCTGCCTCACCCTCGTCTTCCTCCTCATGCTCGGCTGCTTCCAGCTCCAG GAGTTCGTGCTGAGCATCCAGGAGCTGCCCCGGATCATCCGTTTCCTGCCCAAGATCATCCTGGCCGTCATTGTCACTGCCTGTGACGAGCTCTACAAGAAGGTGGCCTACTGGCTCAATGACATGG AGAACTACCGGCTGCAGAGCGCCTACGAGAAACACCTCATCATCAAAATCGTCCTG TTTCAGTTTGTAAATTCCTACCTGAGTCTTTTCTACATCGGTTTCTACCTCAAAGACATGGAACGGCTGAAGGAG CTCCTGCtcatcttctctctctcccaaaGCCTCGTGCGGCAGCTCAAAGAGGCTCTTCTCCCCTtcatcctcctccacctccacctctcTCTCATCTTCCTTAAGGGCCTCCTGAGCTTTTGCTGGAGACTGGGAGTATCCAAA ATGCTGGCCACGCTGCTCATCACGCGGCAGTTCCTGCAGAACGTGCGGgaggtgtcccagccccacCTGTACCAGCGGCTGCGCCGCGGGGACCTGAACCTGCGCAGCCTGCGGCAGCTCGCccacagcctgctctgcctgctcgCCCCCCGCCGCcaccccccgcgccccccggaGGGGCCCCGCGGCGAGAAGAAGTGTCTGAACGGCGGCTGCGGGGTcccggaggaggaggaggaggaggaggagcggcGGGAGTCGGACTCGGAGGAGGAGAGCGCGCTGGACTGCGGGCTGAAGCTGAAGAAGGTGAGCTTCGTGGAGCGGGCGGAGCGGCGCGGGGAGCCCGGCGGCGCCGAGGACGAGCCTTTCCTCGAGGAGGGCAGTCCCACCATGGTGGAGAAGGGCATGGACCCCGCCGCCGTCTTTGAGCTCTGCGAGGACGACGACGAGGCCGAAGGGCCCCCCGGGAGCCCGGCGAGGGCGGCGGAGCCGGCGGTGGTGCCGCGGGCCGGCCGGAGgaggcgggaggaggaggacgggGAGGAGGAAGGGCGGAGGCGCAACCGGGCGTCGTGGATCGACCCGCCCGAGGAGGATTACTCCACGCAGCTGACGCAGGCGGAGGTGGAGAGCTGCATGAAGAAGTACGAG GACACCTTCCAGGACTACCAGGAGATGTTCATCCAGTTCGGGTACGTGGTGCTGTTCTCCTCGGCCTTCCCCCTGGCCGCCATGTGCGCCCTGGTCAACAACGTCATCGAGATCCGCAGCGACGCCTTCAAGCTCTGCACGGGGCTGCAGAGACCCTTCGGCCAGCGCGTCGAGAGCATCGGCCAGTGGCAG AAGGTGATGGAGGCCATGGGCGTCCTGGCCATCGTGGTCAACTGTTACCTGATCGCCCAGTGTGGGCAGCTCCAGAGGCTCTTCCCGTGGCTCAGCCCCGAGGGAGCCATCATCTCCGTGGTGGTGCTGGAG CACTTCGCCCTGTTCCTGAAGTACATCATCCAGGTGGCCATTCCCGACATTCCCGCCTGGGTGGCCGAGGAGATGGCCAAGCTGGAATACCAGCGGCGTGAGGCCTTCAAG AAGCACGAGCGGCAGGCGCAGCAccacttccagcagcagcagcggcgcaagcgggaggaggaggagcggcAGCGCCACGCCGAGTACCAGGCGCGGAAGGAGCGCGAATCCAGCCGGGATGAGGCCAAGCCCGAGGCCGCCGGGCAGGACCCGGCCCACGAGAAGAGCCAGAGCAAAGGGAAGGGCTCCGGGGGCTCCTCGCACGGCTCCGACAAGCCCAAgcgccccagctccctcctggccACCAACAACGTGATGAAGCTGAAGCAGATCATCCCCCTGCAGGGCAAGTTCCTGTCGGGGGGGGCCGGCGCCGGCGGCACGGCCACCGCCAGGTCCCCGCAGTCGCCCACGGGCAGCGAGAACAAGCTGCCCGGATTCCTCAGCTTCAAGTTCCTCAAATCCCCGGAGACTAAGCGGGACGCGGGCACCGAGAAGGTCCAGTCCCCCACCAAGCCATTCAACCCCGGCAAGCTCTTCAACTTCGGCAAGTCCGAAGGGGCCGCGGGCAACGGCGGCACGGCCGGGGCAtcgccccagccccggcccggcccctcgGCGGACCCCGAGCGCTCGGTGCCCAGCAAGTCCCACCTCAACGGGGCTGCGGAGGAGGGGGGCCGGGAGGAGCCGGAGAGCCGGGCGGAGGAGGAGAGCGGCGGTTATAGGCTCTAA